In Nocardia sp. XZ_19_385, the sequence TCCGCGCCTGCTCGTGTCGCTGGTTCGTAACGGCGGAATTGCTGTCGGAGCCTACCTGGACGGGGAATTGGTCGGCTTCAGCTACGGTTTCCCGGGCCGCGCCCCGATCGGGCACCTCGATGCGCAACGGGCCTACCACTACATGGAATTGCTTGTGGTCCGGCCGGATTGCCAGAACGCCGGGATCGGGCGCACCCTCATGCACCAGGTACGCGCCATCGCGATACGCCGTGGGCTGCAACGAATTTACTGGGCCTACGACCCGTTGCGCGCCGCCAACGCCCACTTCTACCTCGACGTCATCGGCGCCTGCGGCTACGAGTTCATCGACAACATGTACGGCGTCGAGGACTCCGGACGCGACCGCGGCTTCCCGACCCACCGCCTCGTCGCCCGCTGGGATCTCGACGCCCCCGGGCGGCACTGGCCCGAACCCCCGCCCGGCCTCGTCCTCGGGCAGCCGGTCCGCGACCGCCGGGTCGACTACGACTCGATGCTGCTGGCCATCCCCGACGACTGGGATTACCACTCCGCCACCGCCGCCCAGCACCACGACCTCTGCGCCGTCGTGCACGAGCTGATGGCAAGCGGGTATCGGGCGGTGTCCTGCCGGCGGACCGGTGGCGGGCTCGCGGTCTATCGACTCGTCTCCGGCCCACTCACCGCGGGCCACACTTATCTCCTGTAGGCACCGGCGGACATCCGGATCCAGCCATGTCGCTTCGCCCCCGATCGCGTCCACGACGTGTTCGAAACACCTACGGTACGCGGATTTTCCGGCCCGTGACCAGCGGGTCACCGCCCAGCAGGCCGCAGCAAACCCGGGGCGGCAGGGTGCAGCAGGGCCTCAGCCGATGTCGATCGGATCGATCTGCACGCGCAACGGGGCGTCGGAGCGATGGGTGCTGCGGATCGCCTGGGCGGTGGTGAGGGCCTTCGCGAGCGCGGCTCCGGAGCGGCGGTGGACACGCAGCAGCATGCGCTCGACTTCGGCGGGATCGTCGCCGCTCGAGAACGGTTTGCGTGCGCCGGGCGGGAGCGGGACCGGGCCCAGCACTTCGACATCGTCGGGAAGCTGTGCGGTGGAGAGCAATTCGGCGATGGACTCGGTGGTGCCGTCGACGGCGGCGAGGCGGACGGCGGGCGGGAACCCCACCTCGGTGCGGCCCTCGACCTCGATGCGGGCGTGGCCGAGCGGATCCCAGCGGATCAAAGCCTGCACGGTCGGGACGGACGGTTCGGCCATCACGATGACCTGGCCGCGCGAGCGCACGAGGGCGGCGGCCGACATCCAGCGGCGCAGGGTGTCCTCGGCGGCGCGCAGATCCGCGCGGCCGAGCAGCGCCCAGCCGTCGAGCAGCAACGCCACGGCATAACCGCCGCGAATCAGGGGTTCGGCGCCGACAGTGGCGACCACGACCTGGGGGCCGGGCTCGAGAGTGTCGAGAATGGCGCCGCCGCCGGACCCACGGATCGGCACACCGGGGAACGCACGACCGAGTTCTTCGGCGGTCCGGACAGCGCCGATGACCACCGCGCGCAACGCCCGTGAAGCGCAGGCCGGGCAGCGGTACGCGGCCTCTACGATGCCGCACCAGCGACAGCTCGGGCTGTGCGCCTCATCCGCCCGCGGGCCCTGCGGTAAGGCCAAGGGCCCGTTGCAATGTCGGCAACGGGCTGGAGTGCGGCATTTCGCACACGACAAGGCGGGGACGTAGCCGCGCCGAGGCACTTGCACGAGGACAGCCGCACCTTCTTTCAACGCGGCACGAGCCGCGGCGAAAGCGATGCCCGGGATGCGGATCGCGTTGGCGATCGGGTCGCGCTCCAGCGCCCAATCGCTGTCACCGGGCGCACTGATCCGCGGTGTCGCCTGGCGCAGCACATCGCGATCGGCAACCAAGTCATGCGCCCAGCCGGAGTCCACCACCGCTTGGATCTCCGCGGTCCGCGCGAAACCAGCGGCCACGAACGCCGCCCCGCTCTCGTGCGCCCGCAACATCGCCACCTCACGCGCATGCGGATAGGGCGAGCGCTGTTCGGCGTAGGTGTCATCGCCGTCATCCCAAATGGCGATCAGCCCAAGGTCTTTCGCAGGAGCGAACACAGCAGCCCGGGTCCCCACCACAATGCGCGCACTCCCCCGCAGCACCGACAACCATCGCCGATACCGCGCCGAGGGCCCCAGCCCAGCCGACAACCCGACCGCCGAATCCCCCACCAACCGAACACATTCCGTCAGCAGCCGATCCAAATCCCGCTGATCCGGCACCAGCAACACCGCACTGCGCCCACTCCCCACCACCGTCGCCGCCAGCTCCGCCAACCGCGCCGCCCAGTCCTCCCCCGGCAACGCCTGCCACGCCGCCCGAACCCCCTTGCCCTGGGCTAGCGCCGAAACAAACGCTTCCCCATGCACATACCGCCCCCAAGGTCCGAGATCTATTGGCGCTACCGATATCGCGGCCGAATCGCCCTGCACAGCAACAGTGCCCGAC encodes:
- a CDS encoding GNAT family N-acetyltransferase is translated as MTTVVRQVLVSELTSVDTMRDPIALYRQVFRLCTTDPAPSPRLLVSLVRNGGIAVGAYLDGELVGFSYGFPGRAPIGHLDAQRAYHYMELLVVRPDCQNAGIGRTLMHQVRAIAIRRGLQRIYWAYDPLRAANAHFYLDVIGACGYEFIDNMYGVEDSGRDRGFPTHRLVARWDLDAPGRHWPEPPPGLVLGQPVRDRRVDYDSMLLAIPDDWDYHSATAAQHHDLCAVVHELMASGYRAVSCRRTGGGLAVYRLVSGPLTAGHTYLL
- a CDS encoding primosomal protein N', with the protein product MDDIAETTSTTAGHPIARVLPLLSPAHLDRDFDYLVPPEFDEIAQPGVRVRLRFAGRLVDGYLLERLEKSEHTGKLVKLERVVSPERVLTPEILQLAIAVAARYAGTRADVLRLAIPPRHAGAETGKKPKVSKKAAAARAEPVPVDLDDENVAESMETEATASRTVGAESRSADALSAGVQVGIPEPSAASGADALAPGQKHAELAESGLSGATEVEAGRAADVAAGQSDGIAGESGTVAVQGDSAAISVAPIDLGPWGRYVHGEAFVSALAQGKGVRAAWQALPGEDWAARLAELAATVVGSGRSAVLLVPDQRDLDRLLTECVRLVGDSAVGLSAGLGPSARYRRWLSVLRGSARIVVGTRAAVFAPAKDLGLIAIWDDGDDTYAEQRSPYPHAREVAMLRAHESGAAFVAAGFARTAEIQAVVDSGWAHDLVADRDVLRQATPRISAPGDSDWALERDPIANAIRIPGIAFAAARAALKEGAAVLVQVPRRGYVPALSCAKCRTPARCRHCNGPLALPQGPRADEAHSPSCRWCGIVEAAYRCPACASRALRAVVIGAVRTAEELGRAFPGVPIRGSGGGAILDTLEPGPQVVVATVGAEPLIRGGYAVALLLDGWALLGRADLRAAEDTLRRWMSAAALVRSRGQVIVMAEPSVPTVQALIRWDPLGHARIEVEGRTEVGFPPAVRLAAVDGTTESIAELLSTAQLPDDVEVLGPVPLPPGARKPFSSGDDPAEVERMLLRVHRRSGAALAKALTTAQAIRSTHRSDAPLRVQIDPIDIG